One Armatimonadota bacterium genomic window carries:
- a CDS encoding carbohydrate ABC transporter substrate-binding protein has translation MAERRRLAQTALALLLAVAVLGIVPGTGLQAGAAKKLEIFSWWTAGGEADGLKAMFEVYKKRFPGVEIINATVAGGAGTDAKAVLKTRMLGGNPPDSFQVHGGAELVDTWVKTGFMEPLTALYKSEGWLKSFPKDLVDIVSHQGEQYSVPVNVHRGNVLWFNKKIFDENKLKAPATWDEFFKVAETLKGKGITPLSLGDKNKWEAAHLFEDILAAALGAEGYRGLWTGKTSWEGDGVKRALDTFARILNYVNRDHAAFVWDQAAQMLIDRKAAMNVMGDWAAGYFTAKGWKPNVDYGFAPAPGTAGLFVVVTDTFGLPKKAPNREQALAWLKVAGSKEGQEAFNPLKGSICGRTDCDPKKFDVYLQSSAVDFTKNALLPSEVHGSAAPEGFATLFNDILNLFVTNKDVKMAQRALQKACVDNKMCK, from the coding sequence ATGGCGGAGAGACGTCGTTTGGCCCAGACAGCGCTCGCCCTCCTGCTGGCGGTCGCGGTGCTCGGCATCGTGCCGGGGACCGGGCTCCAGGCCGGGGCGGCGAAGAAGCTGGAGATCTTCAGCTGGTGGACCGCCGGCGGTGAGGCCGACGGGCTCAAAGCGATGTTCGAGGTCTACAAGAAACGCTTCCCCGGCGTTGAGATCATCAACGCGACCGTTGCGGGCGGCGCGGGGACCGACGCCAAGGCCGTCCTGAAGACACGCATGCTGGGCGGCAACCCTCCGGACAGCTTCCAGGTGCACGGCGGAGCCGAGCTGGTTGACACCTGGGTGAAGACGGGCTTCATGGAGCCCCTGACCGCGCTCTACAAGAGCGAAGGATGGCTCAAATCCTTCCCCAAGGACCTGGTGGACATCGTCAGCCACCAGGGCGAGCAGTACTCGGTACCGGTCAACGTCCACCGCGGCAACGTCCTCTGGTTCAACAAGAAGATCTTCGACGAGAACAAGCTCAAGGCACCGGCGACGTGGGACGAGTTCTTCAAGGTCGCGGAGACGCTGAAGGGCAAGGGCATCACGCCGCTGTCGCTGGGAGACAAGAACAAGTGGGAGGCCGCACACCTGTTCGAGGACATCCTCGCGGCGGCACTGGGAGCCGAAGGGTACCGGGGCCTCTGGACCGGCAAGACGAGCTGGGAGGGCGACGGGGTCAAGCGCGCCCTGGATACGTTTGCCAGGATACTCAACTACGTCAACCGCGACCACGCCGCCTTTGTCTGGGACCAGGCGGCGCAGATGCTGATTGACCGCAAGGCCGCCATGAACGTGATGGGCGACTGGGCGGCAGGTTACTTCACCGCGAAGGGCTGGAAACCAAACGTGGACTACGGGTTCGCGCCCGCGCCCGGCACGGCAGGGCTGTTCGTCGTGGTCACCGACACGTTTGGGCTTCCCAAGAAGGCCCCGAACCGCGAGCAGGCCCTTGCTTGGTTGAAGGTGGCCGGGTCCAAGGAGGGCCAGGAGGCCTTCAACCCGCTGAAGGGTTCGATCTGCGGGCGCACGGACTGCGACCCGAAGAAGTTCGACGTCTACCTCCAGTCATCGGCAGTAGACTTCACGAAGAACGCGCTCCTGCCCAGCGAGGTCCACGGTTCCGCGGCGCCCGAGGGGTTTGCTACCCTCTTCAACGACATCCTGAACCTATTCGTGACCAACAAGGACGTCAAGATGGCACAGCGGGCCCTGCAGAAGGCGTGCGTGGACAACAAGATGTGCAAGTAG
- the dnaX gene encoding DNA polymerase III subunit gamma/tau: MPNYTEPRCNAVSHVSVYRRWRPKSFEEIIGQERITRTLQNAIKAGRTSHAYLFAGHRGTGKTTTARILAKALNCAHGPTPTPCNACPQCEAIARGVSMDVIEIDGASNTSVDDVRDLKEKIVLAPTEGRHKVYIIDEVHMLSTSAFNALLKTLEEPPAHAVFVLVTTEPHRIPATVLSRCQRFDFRRVSFGEIAARLRTIADQEGIAIDDAALAQVVRSADGSVRDGESILDQLSAYTGGQVDRDLVIGVLGLIDDDVAAAFVDAALDRNMAAAMRLAQETVDAGKDIRQVLRTLLEHFRDLLIVKTCGQAASEILDAPAERLAGITSQTERASISDLLRAVRVLNEAVSDARWSTQPRLALEVALIRLARPEMDPSLEGITARLDRLEAGSGARPQGTPAAPQAASRPAQSAAQRAAPPATATPRPATPPPAAPTRATAAPAEKPQASTTGIVTIDDVRRQWARVLEDIKRAKMLCHALLIEGTPLEVTGNTLIVGLRSGFNFHLDNLHRAENREIIEGALSRVLSTPLRFRACLHDAPAASPEHPAAGGDSAPRPDAGTSPLEASSARPDAGRTSLVDRARELFAADIVEEESH; this comes from the coding sequence ATGCCGAATTACACGGAGCCGAGGTGCAACGCCGTGTCGCATGTTTCCGTCTACCGCCGATGGCGGCCCAAGTCGTTTGAGGAGATCATAGGTCAGGAACGCATCACGCGTACGCTGCAGAACGCCATCAAGGCAGGCCGCACCAGCCACGCTTACCTCTTTGCCGGGCACCGCGGCACGGGCAAGACCACGACCGCCCGCATCCTCGCCAAGGCGCTGAACTGCGCGCACGGCCCCACTCCGACGCCGTGCAACGCGTGCCCTCAGTGCGAGGCCATTGCCCGTGGGGTGAGCATGGACGTCATCGAGATTGACGGGGCCAGCAACACGAGCGTGGACGACGTGCGCGATCTCAAGGAGAAGATCGTGCTCGCGCCGACCGAGGGCCGGCACAAGGTCTACATCATTGACGAGGTCCACATGCTCTCCACCAGCGCGTTCAACGCGCTGCTCAAGACGCTGGAGGAGCCCCCGGCCCACGCGGTCTTCGTGCTGGTGACGACCGAGCCGCACCGGATCCCCGCGACGGTCCTCTCGCGCTGCCAGCGGTTCGACTTCAGGCGCGTCTCATTCGGCGAGATTGCCGCGCGGCTGCGCACCATCGCCGACCAGGAGGGAATCGCTATTGACGACGCGGCGCTGGCGCAGGTCGTCCGTAGCGCCGACGGCTCGGTGCGCGACGGCGAGTCCATCCTGGACCAGTTGAGCGCGTACACCGGCGGCCAGGTAGACCGCGATCTGGTCATCGGCGTGCTGGGGTTGATTGACGACGACGTCGCGGCGGCGTTCGTGGACGCGGCGCTGGACCGCAACATGGCCGCGGCGATGCGCCTGGCCCAGGAGACGGTTGACGCCGGAAAGGACATCCGCCAGGTGCTCAGGACGCTGCTGGAGCATTTCCGCGACCTCCTGATCGTGAAGACCTGCGGCCAGGCCGCCTCCGAGATCCTGGACGCGCCGGCGGAGCGGCTTGCCGGGATCACATCCCAGACAGAACGCGCGAGCATCTCGGACCTGCTGCGGGCGGTGCGCGTGCTCAACGAAGCGGTCAGCGATGCGCGGTGGAGCACGCAGCCCCGGCTGGCGCTGGAGGTAGCGCTGATCCGACTGGCCCGCCCTGAGATGGATCCATCGCTGGAGGGCATCACGGCCCGGCTGGACCGGCTGGAAGCCGGAAGCGGCGCTCGCCCACAAGGGACACCCGCTGCACCACAGGCTGCGTCGCGGCCCGCCCAATCGGCTGCGCAGCGGGCCGCCCCACCGGCCACCGCGACACCACGCCCTGCAACGCCGCCGCCTGCCGCGCCTACCCGTGCCACAGCGGCTCCCGCGGAGAAGCCGCAGGCAAGCACGACTGGAATCGTCACCATTGACGACGTGCGACGCCAGTGGGCACGGGTGCTGGAGGACATCAAGCGTGCCAAGATGCTCTGCCACGCCCTGCTGATCGAGGGGACGCCGCTGGAAGTTACCGGGAACACCCTGATCGTTGGGCTGCGGTCTGGCTTCAACTTCCACCTGGACAACCTGCACCGCGCAGAGAACCGTGAGATCATAGAGGGTGCCCTGTCGCGCGTGCTGTCCACGCCTCTTCGGTTCAGGGCCTGCCTGCACGACGCGCCCGCCGCATCGCCTGAGCATCCCGCCGCCGGGGGCGATTCAGCGCCCAGGCCCGACGCGGGGACTAGTCCTCTTGAGGCATCGTCTGCGCGTCCCGACGCGGGAAGGACATCCCTGGTGGATCGTGCCAGGGAGCTGTTCGCCGCCGACATCGTAGAGGAGGAAAGTCATTGA
- a CDS encoding enoyl-ACP reductase, which yields MVLLQGKRALIMGVANNRSIAWGIARAFHREGATLAFTYQGERLKDNLVGLLDEIGGASEYPLFPCDVTSDDEVAAVFAALAERWGALDVLVHCLAFADREDLLRPFSGISRKGYALALEVSAYSLIRCAGAARPLLEASGGGSIMTLTYNAVDRVVPSYNVMAVAKAALECEVRYLAAELGPINVRVNAISAGPLRTLAASAVKGLSGFRDAVEGIAPLRRNVTLEEVAGVATFLASDLSRAVTGNTIFADSGFHVMGVAGQLEVARKPQA from the coding sequence ATCGTGCTCCTTCAAGGCAAGCGGGCGTTGATCATGGGCGTCGCAAACAACCGCAGCATCGCGTGGGGAATCGCGCGGGCGTTCCACCGCGAGGGCGCGACCCTGGCGTTCACCTACCAGGGCGAGCGGCTCAAGGACAACCTGGTCGGCCTGCTCGATGAGATCGGCGGCGCCTCGGAGTACCCGCTCTTTCCCTGCGATGTCACCTCTGACGATGAGGTCGCGGCCGTGTTTGCGGCTCTGGCGGAACGCTGGGGAGCACTCGACGTCCTGGTGCACTGCCTGGCGTTCGCGGACCGCGAGGATCTGCTCCGGCCGTTCTCGGGCATCTCGCGCAAGGGATATGCTCTGGCACTCGAAGTCAGCGCGTATTCGCTGATACGGTGCGCGGGTGCTGCCAGGCCGCTGCTGGAGGCATCCGGCGGCGGCAGCATCATGACCCTGACGTACAACGCGGTGGATAGGGTCGTGCCCTCGTACAACGTCATGGCCGTGGCCAAGGCCGCGCTGGAGTGCGAGGTGCGCTACCTGGCCGCTGAACTGGGGCCGATCAACGTGCGAGTGAACGCGATCTCGGCCGGCCCCCTGCGCACGCTGGCAGCCAGCGCGGTCAAGGGGCTTTCCGGGTTCCGCGACGCCGTGGAGGGGATCGCGCCGCTACGCCGCAACGTCACCCTGGAGGAAGTCGCCGGCGTGGCAACGTTCCTGGCCAGCGACCTGTCGCGCGCGGTCACGGGGAACACGATCTTCGCCGACAGTGGGTTTCATGTCATGGGCGTGGCAGGCCAGCTGGAGGTGGCGAGGAAGCCACAAGCGTAG
- a CDS encoding MFS transporter — MPDDRPDDQEEQPSQRFGALRSRPFAIFWIGLLISHTGTWMQSVGQGWLLYQLTNTPVWLGASSLAFALPMVVLPLFGGALADRIHRLSLIRGMQLAMAVAAGALAGLTYLNAVTAWHMAAFSLFQGMVLAFEGPARHATIPDLVDRRHLLSAVSLFQSTYQLGGFFGPALAGVILGVLGSGRIYALFALNSLTFLINVVALSCIPAVPRHARTDSSLFGSVTDGLRFVWEQPALRSLLVLITVAGVFGRSYITLMPVFARDILHTDARGLGYLTAAPGIGVVIGATALAASGAGGHRGKTIVRMALIFAALLAAFASSRWIALSIPVLVVLGAATITLIATMSTAMQVAATDAIRGRVMSVWAIANVGLPSMGAMVTASAAAAIGAPLAVAAGAGLVAVTAARLGRRIRQVA; from the coding sequence ATGCCAGACGATCGGCCGGACGATCAGGAAGAGCAGCCCTCCCAAAGGTTCGGCGCCCTGCGATCGAGACCGTTTGCCATCTTCTGGATAGGCCTGCTGATATCACACACGGGCACCTGGATGCAGTCGGTGGGGCAGGGATGGCTGCTCTACCAGCTGACCAACACCCCGGTCTGGCTGGGTGCATCAAGTCTGGCCTTTGCCCTGCCTATGGTGGTCCTGCCGCTCTTCGGGGGCGCCCTCGCCGACCGAATCCACAGGCTCAGTCTCATCCGAGGCATGCAGCTTGCCATGGCCGTTGCCGCCGGAGCGCTGGCCGGGCTCACCTACCTCAACGCCGTCACGGCCTGGCACATGGCGGCGTTCAGCCTGTTCCAGGGCATGGTGCTGGCGTTTGAGGGCCCGGCGCGGCACGCCACGATTCCCGACCTGGTGGATCGCAGGCACCTGTTGAGCGCCGTCTCGCTGTTTCAGTCCACCTACCAGTTGGGCGGGTTCTTCGGCCCGGCGCTGGCCGGGGTCATCCTCGGCGTGCTGGGCAGCGGCCGCATCTACGCGCTCTTCGCGCTGAACTCCCTTACCTTCCTGATCAACGTGGTCGCCCTCTCCTGTATCCCAGCGGTGCCGCGTCACGCCAGGACCGACTCCTCGCTGTTTGGATCGGTGACCGACGGCCTCCGGTTCGTGTGGGAACAGCCGGCGCTGCGCTCCCTGCTTGTTCTAATCACGGTCGCAGGGGTCTTCGGCCGCTCCTACATCACGCTCATGCCGGTCTTCGCTCGGGATATCCTCCACACCGACGCGCGGGGGCTGGGCTATCTCACCGCGGCGCCTGGGATAGGCGTGGTCATCGGGGCCACCGCACTGGCCGCGAGCGGCGCCGGCGGTCATCGGGGAAAGACGATCGTCAGGATGGCCCTGATCTTCGCCGCGCTGCTCGCCGCGTTTGCCTCCTCACGATGGATCGCGCTCTCGATCCCGGTGCTGGTAGTGTTGGGCGCAGCGACGATCACGCTCATCGCGACGATGTCCACCGCGATGCAGGTCGCCGCGACCGACGCGATTCGCGGCCGCGTGATGAGCGTGTGGGCGATCGCCAACGTCGGGCTGCCCTCCATGGGGGCGATGGTGACGGCGAGCGCAGCCGCTGCCATAGGCGCGCCGCTGGCCGTGGCCGCCGGCGCCGGGCTTGTGGCAGTCACGGCCGCGAGGCTGGGCAGGAGGATCCGGCAGGTCGCCTGA
- a CDS encoding sugar phosphate isomerase/epimerase yields the protein MKVSLYLAAPGSRFWAAASTVGLAEGIAVAAGLGYDAVEVMPPDAADPDPEALRALAERHGLSVIGLATGYIALEQGLTFTHPDPEVRRQAVRAACRCLDSARRAGAPLVSIGVIRGKLPGGTLREEAWSHLVACVRECGLYAGELGLTLAVEPGNRYETDFIHTADEGLALLRSVNLPSVRLQLDTFHMNIEEVSMADAVRRAGGHLAHVHFADSNRRAPGWGHLDFRPIVGALREAGYAGAIGLEMLLVPDLDAAARQGLQFVRGLFGDG from the coding sequence ATGAAGGTATCTCTCTATCTGGCAGCACCCGGATCACGGTTCTGGGCCGCCGCCTCTACGGTAGGCCTTGCCGAGGGCATCGCTGTGGCGGCAGGCCTCGGCTACGACGCCGTCGAGGTGATGCCGCCGGATGCCGCTGATCCCGATCCCGAGGCGCTGCGCGCATTGGCAGAACGCCACGGTCTGTCCGTCATCGGGCTGGCTACGGGCTACATCGCCCTTGAGCAGGGACTGACCTTCACGCATCCGGATCCCGAGGTCCGAAGGCAGGCAGTGCGCGCCGCGTGCCGGTGCCTCGACTCGGCCCGCCGCGCAGGGGCCCCGCTCGTATCCATCGGCGTCATCCGCGGGAAGTTACCGGGGGGGACCTTGCGCGAGGAGGCTTGGTCGCACCTGGTCGCCTGCGTCCGGGAGTGCGGGCTGTACGCGGGCGAGCTCGGCCTGACCCTTGCCGTCGAGCCCGGCAACCGCTACGAGACCGACTTCATCCACACCGCGGACGAGGGCCTCGCCCTTCTCCGGTCTGTGAACCTGCCTTCGGTGCGGCTTCAATTGGACACATTCCACATGAACATCGAGGAGGTCTCCATGGCAGACGCGGTCAGGCGCGCCGGGGGGCACCTGGCCCACGTGCACTTCGCCGACAGCAATCGCAGGGCGCCTGGCTGGGGGCACCTCGACTTCCGCCCGATAGTGGGCGCGCTGCGTGAGGCAGGTTACGCCGGGGCCATCGGTCTGGAGATGCTGCTGGTCCCGGACCTCGATGCGGCCGCCCGGCAGGGGCTGCAGTTCGTCCGCGGGCTGTTTGGGGACGGCTGA
- a CDS encoding YbaB/EbfC family nucleoid-associated protein — translation MSAGNIGKMMKQMQKLQSEMARVQEELASARIEASSGGGVVRAVANGHGELVELEIDPSVVDPADVGLLADLVLAAVNEAQRNARSMAESRMAALTGGLQIPGLP, via the coding sequence TTGAGCGCGGGCAACATCGGCAAAATGATGAAGCAGATGCAGAAGCTGCAGTCCGAGATGGCGCGGGTCCAGGAGGAGCTCGCCTCCGCCCGGATAGAGGCCAGCTCTGGTGGAGGCGTTGTGCGGGCGGTGGCCAACGGCCACGGCGAACTGGTCGAGCTGGAGATTGATCCCTCTGTGGTGGACCCGGCGGACGTGGGCCTGCTGGCGGACCTGGTGCTGGCAGCCGTGAACGAGGCCCAGCGCAACGCCCGCAGCATGGCCGAGAGCCGCATGGCCGCGCTCACCGGAGGCCTCCAGATCCCAGGACTGCCCTAG
- a CDS encoding sugar ABC transporter permease encodes MRIRRDRALSALILLPSVVAVGVFVYGFIGWTAYVAMSNWNSFVPDLSFAGLRNFADLFQTPRFQIDLRNTLVFTLTFLAGCLGIGLLLAVLLDRQIRGEALFRNAFLFPMSISFIVGGTVWQWLLNPSTGVNLLLDAAGLGALRSPWYTEPRIAIYAVVIAALWQMSGFTMALYLAGLRGISDELREAARVDGASDLQLYRHVIIPLLHPITLSAAIVLGHVSLKIFDLVFAMTGSGPAFSTDVPGIFMFETTFRGNRFAEGATISIIMLVMVAVVIIPYLIYSSRTEAEA; translated from the coding sequence ATGCGCATCCGGCGGGACAGGGCACTGTCGGCGCTGATCCTCCTGCCATCGGTGGTGGCCGTAGGCGTCTTCGTCTACGGCTTCATCGGGTGGACCGCCTACGTCGCGATGAGCAACTGGAATAGCTTCGTCCCCGACCTCTCTTTTGCCGGACTGCGCAACTTCGCCGACCTCTTCCAGACGCCCCGGTTCCAGATTGACCTGCGCAACACCCTGGTGTTCACGCTGACGTTCCTGGCAGGCTGCCTGGGGATCGGGCTGTTGCTGGCGGTCCTGCTAGACCGGCAGATCCGGGGAGAGGCGCTCTTCCGCAACGCCTTCCTGTTTCCCATGTCGATATCGTTCATCGTCGGCGGCACGGTCTGGCAGTGGCTGCTCAACCCGAGCACAGGTGTCAACCTGCTGCTGGATGCCGCAGGGCTGGGGGCCCTTAGATCCCCCTGGTACACCGAGCCGAGGATCGCCATCTATGCCGTGGTCATCGCAGCGCTGTGGCAGATGTCGGGTTTCACAATGGCCCTGTACCTGGCTGGCCTGCGGGGCATCTCGGACGAGCTGCGGGAGGCGGCGCGGGTTGACGGCGCGAGTGACCTTCAGCTCTACCGGCACGTGATCATCCCGCTGCTGCACCCGATCACGCTGAGCGCGGCGATCGTGCTCGGGCACGTCTCGCTCAAGATCTTCGACCTGGTCTTCGCGATGACCGGCAGCGGCCCGGCCTTCTCCACCGACGTGCCCGGGATCTTCATGTTCGAGACGACGTTCCGGGGCAACCGGTTCGCGGAGGGGGCGACGATCTCGATCATCATGCTGGTCATGGTCGCGGTGGTGATCATTCCGTACCTGATATACAGCTCGCGTACGGAGGCGGAGGCCTAG
- a CDS encoding carbohydrate ABC transporter permease — protein MGRGRPRATRVLLYAILAFFAAFYLMPVYVLVNNGLKSFREVSLSRMWAPPQQVTLEGFGKALRELAPNLRNSVVLVVPAALVSAALGSVNGYVLAKWKFAGADVVFPLLLFGMFIPYQSVLIPLVQFLQWLGGLLSVRLYGSITGLVLVHVVYGIPITTLIFRNYYATVPTEIVEAARIDGAGLVGVYRNVILPLSMPAFVVVMIWQVTQIWNEFLFAVIVTSNPAQQPVQVALRNLAGSQIVEWNVQMAGALLAALPPLLVYIFLGRYFLRGLMAGALKG, from the coding sequence ATGGGCCGCGGGCGACCCCGCGCCACGCGGGTGCTGCTGTACGCGATCCTCGCGTTCTTCGCCGCCTTCTACCTTATGCCGGTGTACGTGCTGGTCAACAACGGGCTCAAGTCGTTCCGGGAGGTCAGTCTCAGCCGGATGTGGGCACCGCCGCAGCAAGTGACGCTGGAAGGCTTCGGCAAGGCGCTCCGGGAGCTTGCTCCCAACCTACGCAACAGCGTGGTCCTGGTTGTCCCCGCGGCACTGGTCTCGGCGGCGTTGGGATCGGTCAACGGTTACGTGCTGGCGAAGTGGAAGTTCGCGGGAGCCGACGTTGTCTTCCCCCTGCTGCTCTTCGGGATGTTCATCCCTTATCAGAGCGTGCTCATCCCGCTGGTCCAGTTCCTGCAGTGGCTGGGAGGGCTGCTGTCGGTGCGGCTCTACGGCTCGATCACGGGCCTGGTACTGGTGCACGTGGTCTACGGCATCCCGATCACGACGCTGATCTTCCGCAACTACTACGCCACCGTGCCCACGGAGATTGTGGAGGCGGCGCGGATTGACGGGGCCGGGCTGGTCGGCGTCTACCGGAACGTCATCCTTCCTCTCTCGATGCCCGCATTCGTGGTGGTGATGATCTGGCAGGTCACGCAGATCTGGAACGAGTTCCTGTTTGCGGTGATCGTTACCAGCAACCCCGCCCAGCAGCCGGTGCAGGTGGCGCTGCGTAACCTGGCGGGCAGCCAGATCGTGGAGTGGAACGTACAGATGGCCGGGGCGCTGCTGGCAGCGCTGCCACCGCTCCTGGTCTACATCTTCCTCGGCCGATACTTCCTTCGCGGGCTGATGGCCGGAGCGCTCAAGGGCTAG
- the recR gene encoding recombination protein RecR, whose translation MDYPLPLARLIDELSKMPTVGPRTAQRLAFYIMRLTTEEAQSLADAILGVKAGMRSCSVCFGITDTDPCAICSNPSRSGSVLCVVEDPRDVIALERTREFRGRYHVLGGAISPLDGIGPDDLKIAELLSRVKEGGVAEVIVATNPRVEGEATAIYLARLLKPLGVRVTRIAHGLPVGGDLEYADEVTLARALEGRRDL comes from the coding sequence ATGGACTACCCGCTCCCCCTCGCCAGGCTCATTGACGAGCTTTCCAAGATGCCGACGGTGGGCCCCAGGACGGCCCAGCGGCTGGCGTTCTACATCATGCGGTTGACCACGGAGGAGGCACAGTCGCTCGCCGACGCGATCCTGGGCGTCAAGGCCGGAATGCGCTCCTGCTCGGTCTGCTTCGGCATCACCGATACCGACCCGTGCGCAATCTGCTCTAACCCCTCCCGCAGCGGCTCGGTGCTGTGCGTCGTCGAGGACCCGCGCGACGTCATCGCGCTGGAGCGCACCCGTGAGTTCCGCGGCCGCTACCACGTGCTGGGGGGCGCGATCTCGCCGCTGGACGGCATCGGGCCCGACGATCTGAAGATCGCCGAGCTGCTGTCGCGGGTGAAGGAGGGTGGGGTGGCCGAGGTCATCGTCGCCACCAACCCGCGCGTCGAGGGCGAGGCCACGGCAATCTACCTGGCGCGCCTGCTCAAACCGCTGGGAGTGAGGGTGACGCGGATCGCCCACGGCCTGCCGGTGGGCGGAGATCTCGAGTACGCCGACGAGGTTACCCTGGCGCGCGCGCTCGAAGGCCGCCGCGATCTGTAA
- a CDS encoding sugar phosphate isomerase/epimerase, translated as MRLGVTVAYARVRYGDEPTLKQYEEFAGWAAEMGFAGIELAAFSPQHFSRDFGDPTAARALGVHCRALGVAVNAFEAGHLRHLTVSEDPGVRRLAVEGLARALEIAQALGTGLVYLHSAPHPSWTIEFRRLYDEFTPPISVEIPPGFAWDSAWAQYRSTVEEMASLAEAEGVRLALEIRPYEMVSNADGMCRLIEAVGSPSLGVVFDTGHFLVQKELLSVAIEKLAGRIFLVHLADNNGVEDHHWAPGKGAVPWESVLRALTKVGYTGFANIDVAGAYDDIGAEIRFGRDFIRERITV; from the coding sequence GTGCGCCTAGGCGTGACGGTCGCGTACGCGCGCGTCCGGTACGGTGACGAACCGACGCTCAAACAGTACGAGGAGTTCGCCGGCTGGGCGGCGGAGATGGGTTTCGCCGGCATCGAGCTGGCGGCGTTCAGCCCGCAGCACTTCTCCCGTGACTTCGGAGATCCCACTGCCGCGCGGGCCCTTGGAGTCCACTGCAGGGCGCTCGGCGTGGCGGTCAACGCCTTCGAGGCCGGGCACCTGCGCCACCTGACGGTCAGCGAGGACCCCGGTGTCCGCCGCCTGGCCGTGGAAGGGTTGGCGCGGGCGCTGGAGATCGCTCAGGCGCTGGGGACCGGCCTGGTGTACCTGCATTCCGCCCCCCACCCGTCGTGGACGATCGAGTTCCGCCGGCTCTACGATGAGTTCACCCCGCCGATCAGCGTTGAGATCCCGCCCGGGTTTGCCTGGGACTCGGCGTGGGCGCAGTACCGGAGCACGGTGGAGGAGATGGCATCTCTGGCCGAGGCCGAGGGCGTGCGCCTGGCACTCGAGATCCGGCCCTACGAGATGGTCAGCAACGCCGACGGCATGTGCCGTCTTATCGAGGCGGTCGGATCGCCCTCACTCGGGGTGGTGTTTGACACAGGGCACTTCCTGGTGCAGAAGGAGTTGCTGTCCGTCGCAATCGAGAAGCTGGCAGGGCGGATCTTCCTTGTGCACCTCGCCGACAACAACGGAGTTGAGGATCACCACTGGGCGCCCGGCAAGGGCGCCGTGCCCTGGGAGAGCGTGCTGCGCGCGCTCACCAAGGTGGGGTACACGGGGTTCGCCAACATTGACGTCGCCGGCGCCTACGACGACATCGGCGCGGAGATCAGGTTCGGCCGTGACTTCATCAGGGAGCGGATAACCGTCTGA
- a CDS encoding CPBP family intramembrane metalloprotease, whose product MPGAPCRTLFHTMFPAAAYPLLESAMASAVLVLLLASTALPIYLLVLRPIRRADTWGISEMVALAVLFMVTLPLAATLAGITLPLSLLDLSTVTLVQNTLFVGLSAYVVIGRYGLPPARLGLTFGGWPRGVLLGLVAAAVVVPLALASEDLAIFLLGLVEGPAQAAARAEAEHLLDPLRPVLDTLPGGLATVWFLILLVVIVPVGEEVFFRGFVYGGLRDRWGAIPAALASAVFFSIVHLQLVHALPILVLGVLLAFLYERTRSLVPVIVTHALNNVIAIASIWYGWG is encoded by the coding sequence ATGCCCGGGGCGCCTTGCCGAACGCTCTTTCACACGATGTTCCCCGCGGCAGCATACCCCCTACTCGAATCCGCCATGGCCAGTGCCGTCCTGGTGCTGCTGCTGGCCTCTACCGCCCTGCCCATATACCTGCTGGTGTTGCGCCCGATCCGCCGCGCGGACACCTGGGGCATCAGCGAGATGGTGGCGCTCGCCGTGCTGTTCATGGTTACGCTGCCGCTTGCAGCGACGCTGGCCGGCATCACGCTGCCCCTGTCGCTTCTGGATCTGTCCACGGTTACCCTCGTGCAGAACACGCTGTTCGTCGGTCTCTCGGCCTACGTTGTGATCGGCCGGTATGGCTTGCCGCCTGCGAGGCTGGGCCTGACATTCGGCGGCTGGCCGCGGGGCGTGCTGCTGGGACTTGTCGCCGCGGCCGTGGTGGTTCCGCTGGCGCTTGCGAGCGAGGACCTGGCGATCTTCCTGCTGGGGCTCGTGGAAGGCCCGGCGCAGGCCGCGGCACGCGCCGAGGCCGAGCACCTGCTGGACCCGCTGCGCCCGGTCCTGGATACGCTCCCTGGCGGCCTGGCCACGGTGTGGTTCCTGATACTGCTGGTCGTGATCGTGCCTGTGGGTGAGGAGGTGTTCTTCCGAGGGTTCGTCTACGGCGGGCTGCGCGATAGGTGGGGCGCGATCCCCGCGGCACTGGCCAGCGCGGTGTTCTTCTCGATCGTGCACCTGCAGCTCGTGCACGCGTTGCCCATCCTGGTGCTCGGGGTGCTGCTGGCCTTCCTCTACGAGCGCACCCGGAGTCTCGTGCCGGTGATCGTCACCCACGCCCTCAACAACGTTATCGCGATCGCCTCGATCTGGTACGGTTGGGGCTGA